The Drosophila innubila isolate TH190305 chromosome 3R unlocalized genomic scaffold, UK_Dinn_1.0 2_E_3R, whole genome shotgun sequence genome has a segment encoding these proteins:
- the LOC117791255 gene encoding cadherin-99C — protein sequence MTSYSALTGLGPGFLGLLLLLGSCQDTVGVLGKSQMCEVETGQTNIILDIEESRGDFIGQPTTPAELPIYGDPNTEIALDLVFPKGQPTFLLDGKKLKLLQPLDRDEENLSHIVFQVSCTIRESNKKRNIPLIVRVSDVNDNAPRFMNTPYEITVPESTPLGSTIYRNIQALDKDAGVNGLVEYFIVKGDTNRTEDEKLTSADGYGTFAISFPHQGQVTVAKTLDYEKIQRYYLTIVASDRARNVAERLSSTTTLTVNIADSDDMDPSFIYRGCVLLDGACINPEYTASVPAGSVQGVLNVLPERIQAVDLDTISSPISYSFASGMPGNYADYFEIDQETGVLKQIKAVDTSTAKRYDIIVKAEEISAPPRRFTTAKLTIAVKPVDANPPVISSSDIEGYVDENSPIGTRVLDASGKPITFRTTDEDLGEDDPKPDYIYELTTPSFNVTNEGILVVNEEGLDRDPPAPGRYKFQVVAREPKTNAASAPLSLTVILRDVNDNAPKLAMVAPISIAAGDQHEQRLVAKMMATDIDEGPNAVVSYSIYHVSNNGLQKFKIDEKTGEIETRGRLLAGEQYSITVQATDIGGLSSQAIVEVTVTPGPNTKPPRFGSAVYEVQVSEGAEINSTVTVIHADDPENDPVVYSIMSGNDLRQFAVGQQSGVIMVIRKLDRESLTRYQLIVKAEDNGGLSSSATVNIKVTDINDKNPEFDEDNLPYVFHVDEGKSNAFVGLVHATDADEGINAEITYSIPTDIPFNINAKSGELRTASELDYERLNEYRFVVTAKDGAPDARLGTASVTVLVNDLPDEVPKFNDAKINVRIAENEPNFLVATVQAYDPDSMPEITYVLRKGDAELFKISPITGEIRTTKGLDYEKQRQHELVIGTIENDGEAQGDTVRLIVDVEDRNDVRPVFITVPGPVTVNDDQPIGSIIATMPAIDADGTSPGNVVRYELVGRGKALKYFQVDPDTGAVRIRDELRKEEDTEYQVDIRAYDMGEPQLSSVAMLPVFVRHLLLDPAEDQDQLERKSIGENSMNSDTVGLAFSDDNYIISVPESTAVNSTLKLIQIINSKKPSRETPNYKCEFSQGNELGIFELLLEDYGCVLVLVKPLDYETKTSYNLEIRLNSHRYFVSPRKDRATIKIIVQDENDNPPEFVFNRFHGQNDTYYAVITPEMDIDTTILQVRATDRDSGKFGILSYKLYDEEDQENALSRENQPSSYFSITEDSGILRTAKLFNELTNFPLTFYVEASDNAALEQGSHNTRARIVVNKLTDSHRMALTFSNAAPNKIRNHYAALEELLEEKTNGLVSGIERFSNRKYLTDNGTVSENPEATDVWFYLIDPKTEKLLTRNDSLVQETLFGASASTELNLAASNLVRATAEGIFAPIQMKEQVHKIKATMASLDDEVFSFTLIAISIIILILGTIGIIYICVSWSKYKNFKQRMRQYSAPTPTRYDPVIVNSQAANSGESVANMKEYETQMLAMAVPPDGDEDLQLDFSAKNHAFSLDNVSYITHKQNGGAEGQSSPSHSDATTATISTLRRNNLNNLANNINNNNLTMNNRQNTFNRTLEMNARNNANPLAIPGNSTPGTLTLGRIKHHNSNHYQNGGYKIDSSSRNNLASIQNNGYSTMGRRGNTFGGMATLNGNELMTNTLGRNNQQNNRLYAGELPIANPLFQRSNGDLSHSHVSHTNENVVFGKRDYGQMSFSYLNDLDRSEVETTTEL from the exons ATGACTTCATACAGCGCGTTGACAGGCTTAGGACCAGGATTTCTGGGACTTTTACTCTTACTCGGCAGCTGCCAAGACACGGTTGGTGTTCTGGGCAAATCCCAAATGTGTGAGGTGGAAACGGGCCAGACAAATATAATACTGGATATAGAAGAGAGTCGGGGGGACT TTATTGGACAACCCACCACGCCGGCCGAACTACCAATTTATGGTGATCCTAACACGGAAATTGCTTTGGATCTAGTCTTCCCGAAGGGACAACCGACATTCCTGTTGGATGGCAAAAAGCTAAAGCTGTTGCAGCCCCTCGATCGCGATGAGGAGAATCTCAGTCACATTGTGTTCCAG GTCTCCTGCACCATTCGTGAGTCAAATAAGAAGCGCAACATTCCGCTTATTGTGCGAGTGTCCGATGTCAATGACAATGCCCCTCGTTTTATGAACACGCCCTACGAGATCACTGTACCAGAG AGCACTCCTTTGGGATCGACAATCTATCGTAATATACAGGCGCTCGACAAGGATGCCGGCGTAAACGGCCTAGTCGAGTATTTTATAGTCAAGGGAGATACTAATAGGACCGAAGATGAGAAGTTAACCAGTGCCGATGGCTATGGTACATTTGCAATATCATTTCCACATCAAGGACAA GTAACAGTCGCTAAGACATTGGATTACGAGAAGATTCAACGCTATTATCTGACTATTGTGGCATCC gATCGTGCGAGAAATGTGGCAGAGCGTCTTTCGTCGACCACAACTCTAACTGTGAACATAGCCGACTCGGATGACATGGATCCGTCTTTTATTTATCGGGGATGTGTTTTGTTGGATGGCGCCTGCATTAATCCGGAATATACAGCCTCAGTTCCTGCAGGATCGGTGCAGGGTGTGCTCAATGTATTACCGGAAAGGATACAGGCTGTGGATCTGGATACGATCAGTTCGCCAATAAGTTATAGTTTTGCGAGTGGAATGCCGGGCAATTATGCGGATTACTTTGAGATCGATCAGGAAACCGGAGTTCTGAAGCAGATAAAAGCGGTGGACACATCGACAGCAAAGCGATATGATATCATTGTGAAAGCCGAAGAGATCTCGGCACCGCCACGACGCTTCACGACGGCCAAACTGACGATTGCCGTAAAGCCCGTAGATGCGAATCCGCCGGTAATATCCTCCTCCGACATCGAGGGTTATGTGGATGAGAATTCGCCAATTGGCACAAGAGTTTTGGATGCGAGTGGAAAGCCCATCACATTTCGAACAACCGATGAAGATTTGGGAGAAGATGATCCGAAACCCGATTACATTTACGAGCTGACAACGCCTTCGTTTAATGTGACAAACGAGGGCATTTTGGTGGTAAACGAGGAGGGATTAGATCGTGATCCTCCCGCACCGGGACGCTACAAGTTCCAAGTGGTGGCCAGAGAGCCAAAAACCAATGCAGCAAGTGCTCCCTTAAGTCTCACGGTCATTTTAAGGGACGTCAATGACAATGCACCCAAACTGGCGATGGTAGCACCAATTTCCATTGCAGCCGGAGATCAGCATGAGCAGCGTTTGGTCGCCAAAATGATGGCAACGGACATTGATGAGGGCCCGAATGCGGTGGTCAGCTATTCCATCTACCATGTGTCCAACAATGGCCTGCAAAAGTTCAAGATCGATGAGAAAACGGGCGAGATTGAGACACGTGGCCGATTATTGGCCGGAGAGCAGTATAGCATTACGGTACAGGCAACGGATATTGGCGGACTCTCCTCGCAGGCGATCGTGGAGGTGACAGTCACGCCGGGACCGAATACGAAGCCACCACGGTTCGGTAGTGCCGTCTACGAGGTGCAAGTCAGCGAAGGTGCCGAAATCAATTCGACCGTCACTGTTATCCATGCCGATGATCCGGAAAACGATCCAGTTGTCTACTCGATCATGTCCGGCAACGATCTACGGCAATTTGCGGTCGGTCAGCAGAGTGGTGTCATTATGGTGATCCGAAAATTGGATCGCGAGAGTTTAACACGCTATCAACTGATCGTTAAGGCGGAGGATAATGGCGGACTCTCCAGCAGTGCAACCGTAAATATTAAGGTCACGGATATCAATGATAAGAATCCGGAATTCGATGAGGATAATTTACCCTACGTTTTCCATGTGGATGAGGGTAAATCGAATGCCTTTGTGGGACTGGTGCATGCCACGGATGCGGATGAGGGCATCAATGCCGAGATCACTTATTCCATACCCACGGATATACCCTTTAATATCAATGCCAAGTCGGGGGAGCTACGCACCGCCTCCGAACTCGACTACGAGCGTCTCAATGAGTACAGATTTGTGGTGACTGCCAAGGATGGAGCTCCGGATGCTCGTCTGGGCACGGCCAGTGTGACAGTGTTGGTTAACGATCTGCCGGACGAGGTGCCCAAGTTTAATGATGCCAAGATCAATGTGAGAATTGCGGAGAATGAGCCCAACTTTCTGGTAGCCACTGTGCAGGCCTACGATCCCGATTCCATGCCAGAGATCACTTATGTGCTGCGCAAAGGCGACGCGGAACTCTTCAAGATCTCTCCAATCACCGGTGAAATACGCACCACCAAGGGATTGGACTATGAGAAGCAGCGACAACATGAACTGGTCATCGGAACCATTGAGAACGATGGTGAGGCACAGGGCGATACAGTGCGTCTGATTGTCGATGTGGAGGATCGCAATGATGTGCGTCCGGTATTTATAACCGTACCCGGACCCGTGACCGTCAATGACGATCAACCCATTGGCTCCATCATTGCCACAATGCCGGCCATCGATGCGGATGGCACTTCACCCGGCAATGTGGTGCGCTACGAGCTGGTGGGGCGGGGCAAGGCCTTAAAGTACTTCCAAGTGGATCCGGATACGGGTGCGGTACGTATACGTGATGAGCTGCGCAAGGAGGAGGATACGGAGTACCAGGTGGACATCAGAGCCTACGATATGGGAGAACCCCAGCTCAGCTCCGTGGCCATGTTGCCCGTCTTTGTGCGTCATCTGCTGCTCGATCCCGCCGAGGATCAGGATCAGTTGGAGCGTAAATCCATTGGCGAAAACTCCATGAACTCGGATACAGTTGGCCTGGCGTTCAGTGATGATAATTACATTATTAGTGTGCCGGAATCGACAGCCGTGAATTCCACACTGAAACTCATACAGATCATCAACTCAAAGAAACCTTCACGGGAGACACCCAACTACAAATGCGAATTCTCCCAGGGCAATGAGTTGGGCATCTTTGAACTGCTGCTCGAGGATTACGGCTGTGTGCTTGTGCTGGTCAAGCCGCTGGATTATGAGACCAAGACTTCGTACAATTTGGAAATACGCCTCAATTCGCACAGATATTTTGTGAGTCCACGCAAGGATCGGGCCACGATCAAGATTATTGTGCAGGATGAAAATGATAATCCGCCCGAGTTTGTCTTTAATCGTTTCCACGGTCAGAATGACACTTATTACGCCGTAATCACACCGGAAATGGACATTGATACGACTATTTTACAAGTTCGTGCCACTGATCGCGACTCGGGAAAATTCGGCATATTGAGCTATAAACTTTACGACGAGGAGGATCAGGAGAATGCCCTGTCCAGGGAGAATCAACCTTCTAGTTACTTTAGCATAACTGAAGATTCCGGCATTTTGCGCACGGCAAAACTCTTCAATGAGCTCACAAACTTCCCACTAACTTTCTACGTGGAGGCAAGTGATAATGCAGCCCTGGAACAGGGATCACATAATACAAGAGCACGCATTGTAGTCAACAAACTGACAGATTCGCATCGCATGGCGTTGACATTTTCGAATGCAGCCCCGAATAAAATACGCAATCATTATGCAGCCCTGGAAGAGCTGCTCGAGGAGAAGACCAATGGCTTGGTCTCTGGCATCGAACGCTTCAGCAATCGCAAGTATTTGACGGACAATGGCACCGTCTCGGAGAATCCCGAGGCAACCGATGTCTGGTTCTATTTAATCGATCCCAAGACGGAGAAATTGTTGACCCGCAATGACAGCTTGGTCCAGGAGACGCTCTTCGGTGCCTCGGCGAGCACGGAACTCAATTTGGCGGCATCGAATCTGGTGCGAGCCACAGCCGAGGGCATCTTTGCCCCGATTCAGATGAAGGAACAGGTTCACAAG ATCAAAGCTACGATGGCATCTCTTGATGACGAAGTCTTTTCCTTCACCTTAATAGCCATATCCATTATTATACTCATTCTGGGCACGATTGGCATCATTTACATATGTGTCTCTTGGTCCAA ATACAAGAACTTTAAGCAGAGAATGCGACAATATTCGGCTCCAACTCCAACGAGATATGATCCTGTTATTGTCAATTCCCAGGCAGCAAACTCTGGAGAATCGGTGGCCAATATGAAGGAGTATGAGACACAGATGCTGGCCATGGCAGTGCCTCCAGATGGTGATGAGGATCTGCAGTTGGACTTTAGTGCCAAGAATCATGCCTTCTCCTTGGACAATGTCAGCTATATAACgcacaaacaaaatggcggAGCAGAAGGACAGTCGAGTCCATCGCATTCGGATGCcaccacagcaacaatttcCACACTGCGACGCAACAATCTCAACAATCTGGCcaacaatattaacaataacaatttgacAATGAACAATCGTCAGAATACATTTAATCGCACTCTGGAAATGAATGCTCGCAATAATGCGAATCCTTTGGCCATTCCGGGTAACAGCACGCCCGGCACACTCACTCTGGGCAGGATTAAGCACCACAATAGCAATCACTATCAGAATGGTGGCTATAAGATAGACTCATCCAGTCGCAACAACTTGGCCAGCATTCAAAACAACGGATACAGCACGATGGGACGACGTGGCAACACTTTTGGTGGCATGGCAACCCTCAATGGCAACGAGCTGATGACCAACACTCTGGGCAGGAATAACCAGCAGAACAATCGCTTATATGCCGGAGAACTGCCCATTGCCAATCCTCTGTTCCAGAG ATCCAATGGGGATTTGAGCCACAGTCATGTGAGTCACACCAACGAGAATGTGGTTTTTGGCAAGCGGGATTACGGCCAGATGAGTTTTTCGTATCTCAACGATTTGGATCGATCCGAGGTGGAAACCACAACGGAACTTTAA
- the LOC117790313 gene encoding pyrroline-5-carboxylate reductase 1, mitochondrial gives MAKLDERIGFIGGGNMAFSIGSGLIRGGIVKPSQVMVSGPHIENLSRWRELGATTTDDNCEVLEHTDIIFICVKPHILGPCAAQLKEKHVPSAKDAHKLFVSVLAGTTLATLEEKFAFIESAGLKMIRSMPNTSMQVGEGCTVYTGNSRVLHQDLEKVHLMLNSLGLAQQVPESMIDAVTGIAGCGPAFVYTIIEALADGGVKQGVPRQMALQFAAQTLLGAAKTVLLTGKHPAVLRDEVCSPGGATIVGVHELEKGNLRSTLINAVEKSSQRSAELGKK, from the exons ATGGCAAAATTGGATGAGCGTATTGGCTTTATTGGAGGCGGGAATATGGCCTTCTCCATTGGCTCTGGCCTCATTCGTGGCGGCATTGTGAAGCCCAGTCAGGTAATGGTCTCCGGACCGCACATTGAGAATCTCTCCCGCTGGCGTGAATtgggagcaacaacaaccgacGATAACTGCGAAGTTCTCGAGCACACGGACATTATTTTCATCTGTGTCAAGCCACATATTCTAGGACCCTGTGCCGCTCAGCTCAAGGAGAAGCACGTGCCGTCGGCCAAGGATGCtcacaaattgtttgtttcTGTGCTGGCAGGAACAACACTAGCGACTCTGGAGGAGAAGTTTGCCTTTATTGAGAGTGCGGGATTGAAGATGATACGCAGCATGCCCAACACATCGATGCAGGTGGGCGAGGGATGCACTGTGTACACGGGCAATTCACGTGTGCTGCATCAGGATCTGGAAAAGGTGCATCTCATGCTGAATTCGTTGGGATTGGCACAACAGGTGCCGGAATCCATGATCGATGCTGTCACTGGCATTGCGGGATGTGGCCCGGCATTTGTTTATACCATCATTGAGGCTCTGGCCGACGGTGGAGTGAAGCAGGGAGTTCCCCGCCAGATGGCCTTACAATTCGCAGCCCAGACATTGCTGGGAGCTGCCAAGACGGTGCTGCTAACGGGCAAGCATCCGGCTGTGCTGCGAGATGAAGTCTGCTCGCCAGGTGGAGCCACTATTGTTGGCGTACACGAGCTCGAAAAGGGAAATCTCAG ATCTACTCTTATCAATGCTGTGGAAAAGTCGTCACAACGATCAGCTGAGCTGGGAAAGAAATAA